A single window of Thermodesulfatator atlanticus DSM 21156 DNA harbors:
- a CDS encoding tRNA dihydrouridine synthase, producing the protein MSIKNITLEKNFLALAPMAGLTHAAFRELVASFGGCDLFFTEMLNVRAIVHQNPEKDPYLICGKNDRPLVAQLVGREPELFAQAVARLEANFSFCGYDINFGCSRGAIQRYGWGVSLMKEPALCAEIVAAVRSATQKPVSAKIRSGFEHNREKLISFVETLIQAGVQLVTLHPRTAEEGFRRPARWEEISWLKENFPSLKILGNGDVFGPQDAQKMLAQTRCHGVMIGRAAPLRPWIFRDTKSYLAKGEIPPGPSPQEIPTKMWELISQYLPEELREKRFELWLFWFLQNFPFGLHYFSEVKKEKTLAAKLEKLRQILSRERLRPYPARPYLLR; encoded by the coding sequence GTGTCAATAAAAAACATAACACTTGAGAAAAATTTTCTGGCCCTGGCCCCCATGGCAGGGCTTACGCACGCGGCCTTTCGCGAGCTGGTAGCTTCATTTGGGGGCTGTGATCTCTTTTTCACGGAAATGCTAAACGTAAGGGCCATTGTCCACCAAAACCCTGAAAAGGACCCTTATCTTATTTGCGGGAAAAATGATCGGCCCCTTGTGGCCCAGCTGGTTGGCCGTGAGCCAGAACTTTTTGCCCAAGCAGTCGCCCGCCTTGAAGCGAATTTTTCTTTTTGCGGCTACGATATCAACTTTGGTTGCAGCCGCGGTGCTATCCAGCGTTACGGCTGGGGTGTTTCCCTTATGAAAGAACCAGCGCTTTGCGCAGAAATCGTCGCCGCGGTAAGAAGCGCCACCCAAAAACCCGTCAGCGCCAAAATAAGAAGTGGCTTTGAACATAATCGTGAAAAGCTTATTTCTTTCGTGGAAACACTTATTCAGGCAGGAGTTCAGCTGGTAACCCTTCATCCACGCACCGCAGAAGAAGGCTTCCGCCGCCCTGCACGCTGGGAAGAAATAAGCTGGCTAAAGGAAAACTTTCCCTCGCTTAAAATCCTCGGAAACGGAGATGTGTTCGGGCCACAGGATGCCCAAAAAATGCTGGCACAAACACGATGCCACGGAGTCATGATTGGAAGAGCCGCCCCGCTTCGCCCCTGGATCTTTAGAGACACTAAAAGCTACCTGGCTAAAGGGGAAATACCCCCTGGGCCCTCTCCTCAGGAGATTCCAACAAAAATGTGGGAACTAATCAGCCAGTACTTGCCTGAAGAACTTCGCGAAAAGCGCTTTGAGCTCTGGTTGTTCTGGTTCCTGCAAAACTTTCCCTTTGGATTGCATTATTTCAGCGAGGTAAAAAAAGAAAAAACCTTGGCGGCCAAACTTGAGAAGTTAAGACAGATTCTTTCCCGTGAGAGACTGCGCCCCTACCCTGCCAGGCCATATCTCTTGCGCTAA
- a CDS encoding c-type cytochrome: MLKFIGVLGMFLLLATPGFASGDLESRATSIINQKCAMCHSTKRVYRNKGRSKQWWTKNVKRMREYGTQMTDEEARTIVEYLSK; this comes from the coding sequence ATGTTAAAGTTTATCGGGGTTTTGGGGATGTTTCTACTTTTAGCCACTCCGGGTTTTGCCTCTGGCGATTTAGAATCTCGCGCTACCAGCATTATCAACCAGAAATGCGCTATGTGCCATTCCACCAAGCGCGTTTACCGCAATAAGGGTCGTTCCAAACAGTGGTGGACAAAAAACGTAAAGCGCATGCGTGAATACGGCACTCAAATGACTGACGAAGAGGCAAGAACCATCGTAGAATACCTTTCCAAGTAA